A genomic stretch from Heptranchias perlo isolate sHepPer1 chromosome 28, sHepPer1.hap1, whole genome shotgun sequence includes:
- the rcc1l gene encoding RCC1-like G exchanging factor-like protein — protein FYNLKAIHTTNVLSDLQVTCGQDHSLFRTEKGEIYSCGWGADGQTGLGHHDISCKPTRLTGDVEGVNIVQTATYGDFCLAVSEDGDLFGWGNSEYLQLSAVTEATQVNVPKHLPFKGVGKIKQAACGGTHAAILNREGNVFVWGYGILGKGCNLSESRVPEMIPSTLFGWSEFTPQVRVDRIDCGLNHFAAITNRGELFVWGKNLRGCLGIGRMEDQYFPWRVTVPGEVMDVACGVDHMVAVTRSFI, from the exons TTCTATAATTTGAAGGCCATTCACACCACCAATGTGCTGTCTGATTTACAGGTTACATGTGGACAGGATCACAGCCTCTTCAGAACAGAGAAGGGCGAGATCTATTCGTGTGGGTGGGGAGCTGACGGGCAAACAG GTCTTGGTCACCATGATATAAGCTGTAAACCTACCAGGCTGACGGGGGATGTTGAAGGAGTCAATATTGTACAGACAGCAACGTATGGAGACTTCTGCTTGGCCGTATCTGAAGATGGAGATCTGTTTGGCTGGGGCAACTCTGAGTATCTGCAGCTTTCTGCAGTTACTGAAGCCACACAG GTGAATGTTCCAAAGCACCTACCGTTTAAAGGAGTTGGAAAGATAAAGCAAGCAGCATGTGGTGGGACTCATGCTGCCATCCTTAACA GGGAAGGCAATGTGTTTGTCTGGGGTTACGGAATTCTGGGAAAAGGATGTAATCTGTCTGAATCCAGAGTGCCAGAGATGATCCCATCAACGCTGTTCGGCTGGTCTGAGTTCACGCCTCAGGTCCGAGTTGACCGTATCGACTGTGGCCTCAACCATTTTGCTGCCATCACCA ATCGTGGAGAGCTCTTTGTATGGGGCAAGAACCTCCGAGGTTGCCTTGGCATTGGGAGGATGGAGGATCAGTACTTTCCGTGGCGG GTGACTGTACCAGGCGAGGTCATGGACGTGGCTTGTGGGGTGGATCACATGGTGGCTGTTACAAGATCATTCATCTGA
- the nupr1b gene encoding nuclear protein 1b, whose protein sequence is MSNLTLTLTLSVASSCLRFFSQLTMSVTLCWLQIAPTASPEAVNLSARVPCSSWSFQSVVSVEVGTVDPGASGTPGTMSSDSLESFEEAHYDEYEYYNLEDYPAHSGGKGRSKKEMGRNVNRHCPAGHERKIAEKLYNSELKRKRAQSLS, encoded by the exons ATgtctaacctaaccctaaccctaaccctgtctGTCGCCTCAAGTTGCTTACGGTTCTTTTCACAGCTGACCATGTCTGTGACTTTGTGTTGGCTGCAAATT GCCCCGACAGCCAGCCCTGAAGCTGTGAATCTCAGTGCAAGAGTTCCGTGCAgcagttggagctttcaatcTGTCGTCAGTGTTGAAGTCGGGACTGTTGATCCTGGTGctagtggga CCCCAGGCACGATGTCCAGCGATAGCCTGGAGTCCTTTGAAGAAGCGCATTATGATGAGTACGAGTACTACAACCTGGAGGATTACCCGGCTCACagtggagggaagggaaggagcaAGAAGGAGATGGGTCGCAACGTCAATCggcactgcccagctggacatGAAAGGAAGATCGCGGAGAAACTGTACAACAGCGAGCTGAAGAGGAAGAGAGCCCAGAGCCTGTCCTAG